A window from Dioscorea cayenensis subsp. rotundata cultivar TDr96_F1 chromosome 10, TDr96_F1_v2_PseudoChromosome.rev07_lg8_w22 25.fasta, whole genome shotgun sequence encodes these proteins:
- the LOC120270616 gene encoding glycerophosphodiester phosphodiesterase GDPD4, whose translation MSFVPRPWRRSRLPSLRSPMANEVRLPRLTSRRLLRLLPVLVLLALVPPIFFHFRLRRFNQMRSRKCGWLENPPLVCAHGGDSSKAFPNTMDAYRFAIDSHVDCIEIDISRSSDGVLLALHDRDLQRISGNDTAKVGYMSVDEIKKLNSGFQTRHESTKHKVLAARDALELVSKSVRQVILDVKVGPPSYEKGLATDILSLVQKTNCRNCVVWAKSDIIGRDVIRLSPDISVGYIVMEDPSTGAKSRILRMRGANIVGVYHPLIDKKLVRTLHRQNKKVYAWTVDDMDSMRKMLFEHVDAIVTGQPSLLQGLMQNMKTECLEEGFLLP comes from the exons ATGAGCTTCGTCCCTCGGCCATGGAGGAGATCTCGGCTTCCTTCCCTTCGCTCTCCAATGGCGAACGAGGTCCGCCTCCCGAGACTCACTTCTAGGAGGCTGCTCCGGCTTCTCCCAGTGCTGGTCCTCCTCGCCCTCGTTCCTCCCATCTTCTTCCACTTCCGTCTTCGCCGATTCAATCAG ATGCGATCTCGGAAGTGCGGATGGCTGGAGAACCCTCCACTTGTGTGCGCTCATGGTGGTGATTCAAGCAAGGCTTTTCCCAACACT ATGGATGCATATCGATTTGCCATTGATTCTCACGTAGATTGCATTGAGATAGATATATCTCGATCTTCTGATGGAGTATTGCTTGCTCTCCATGACAG GGATCTGCAGAGGATATCTGGTAATGATACAGCAAAAGTTGGCTACATGAGTGTTGATGAG ataaagaaattaaattctGGCTTTCAGACAAGACATGAGTCTACCAAGCACAAGGTTCTGGCTGCTAGAGACGCTTTAGAG TTGGTATCAAAGTCGGTCAGGCAGGTGATCCTTGATGTCAAAGTTGGGCCTCCATCCTATGAGAAAGGCTTAGCAACAGACATACTCTCTCTT GTTCAGAAAACGAATTGCAGAAACTGTGTTGTTTGGGCAAAAAGTGATATAATAGGAAGAGATGTGATCAGGTTGTCACCTGATATTTCG GTCGGGTACATCGTCATGGAGGACCCTTCAACTGGTGCAAAAAGCCGCATACTTAGAATGAGAGGTGCTAATATCGTCGGGGTTTATCACCCTCTGATCGACAAGAAACTTGTTCGCACCTTGCATAG ACAGAATAAAAAAGTGTACGCCTGGACTGTCGACGACATGGACTCAATGCGGAAAATGTTATTCGAACATGTCGATGCCATTGTTACAGGTCAGCCTTCTCTTCTGCAAGGCCTAATGCAGAACATGAAAACAGAATGCCTGGAGGAAGGTTTCCTTTTGCCCTGA